Genomic window (Zingiber officinale cultivar Zhangliang chromosome 2B, Zo_v1.1, whole genome shotgun sequence):
GCATATTGCACAATTTCCCAAGTCCATAACACATATATACATACAACAAAAAAGGTTTAACTAACAAAGATGAAACGCCAAAGGTCGTCAAATGACTCAAATCCACAAAAACCCAGCCTCGCAAATCCACCTCGCTCGTTCATTATCAATCACCAACAAAAGATGCTATAAAAAAAACTCACCTTTATTGATATCGAGGAATTGGAACCAATGAGATATCCCAACATAACATTACAGGATACGTCGAATTCTTAGAAGGTTCATAGATTTAAATTCCTTTGATTTGTAGGATTGGGAATTTTTACTAGTAATTCTTAGTGTGAAACTTGATTCACATATGCAAAAccaaaaaaatatcatgaaaaaaaataaagaagaagaaaacttacATATTTCGAGAAAAGAGAGGAACAAATCGATTAAAGACTTAAGGTTTGTTAATGATTGATCAAGGGTTGTAAAAAGTCGACACAGAGGTTAAATTTACATAAAATAGAAgatatgatttaaaaaaaattgagaaaatgaTTATGAGAGGAAGTGAGTCTTACTTAGTTATCTCTGATTCCTTCCCTTTCTGTGCGACTACTTGAAATTTGAGGAAAAAATgttagaaatgaaaaaaaaaatgaggaaatTAGTTAGTTTACTCGAAAGAGCTGGAAAATTTGAGCATGATCGATAGACAATTTGAGTGTGAGACTTCTGGAAGAAGACGCTACCTCCTTACATCGATGAACATTAGGGGTAGAAACGATGAGTGTGAGTGTTTGATTGCGATTTTTAAATCAATACAAATTGGGGAAACGAGTCAACAATAAAAGCAACTCATATAATAGGCCACTTCCAACTGTTAAACATGTTTTCCTATCTATTTTAATAGAGATTTGGACGGAATGatcaatttaaaaaaatgttCAAAAATTGGAGGACTAAATTGGATCAATTAAAAAATGAGCAATGAAATTGAGACTGAGTTAAAAAAATGAGGGATTAAATTGAGAATTAACCCCAGAGTTATGCATTGTGCCCCTTGATAGATAAAATTGTAACAATGATAGATAAAATTGTAACATACATTAATGTAAGTTAAGCAAGAAGTGATCATATGCGACAAGAGTTGAATTGATCATATCAGCACTACATGGGATTTAATGTTATGATTATTCATTTTTCCTATACCAATCACAGCTGTAGATAAGATAATCGAATAATCCATAAAACTCTAAGAAGTTGTCAATGGCATAGAGAGATCAATGTTATCTAAAAGACGAGGAGAAATTAAAATATGAAATAGAGTACGTGTCTTTATGATGAAAGTATTATGAACATTCACACAAACAAAGACGGTTTATAGATCCAAAGGGTCTGTGATTTTTATCTTAAGTCACAACCTAAGAAAGGAGATTAATCAACCTACTATTGGAGCGAGAAGGGAATAAAGATGTTGCAATAAGAATGTTGGAAAGCTAGACTTAGGATATAGTTTTGGACACATCAAATTAAAAGCACACAATTCCTTGAGGTTGAAGAAACGAATGCAACATGACCCTGTATGAAGTTGATTTGAAGTCTCTGTATATCATTGAAATATTCTTTCACGAAGTAGTTAGGAATGAAAGAAAGATTGACAACTAAAGGTAGAATCAATCTCAATAGATCCTGCAACCATGTTGATCCATAAAATCCAAATCCATGTATATAAAATAATGTTTGTAATTTATCCATAAATTCAACTCTTgcataaaaattaataatcaataGTTGTTGTAGAAAAAAATGAGAAGGATGTATTCATGTATATAttgttattttaataatttatatttatattttatataaaaaataaattattttccttATAATACATGAATAGCATATAGAATTAATACTGTTGCTCAATGggaagaaattttttaaacttgaaaCATGATTTATTCATCTAAGTTATGATTACACTGTGGCAGTTGAAGAAATTAAGAAGAATACGAAACAGAAACAGAATCTGAAATGTACGTATCTCTTAAACTTTGCTATGGCAAATGGGCAAAAGGCAGAAGAGAAGTGTCAAGAAAATAGTTATCTTTACTCCCAAGTGAGCAAAGTGATAGTCAATCGATGGTGATAATGAAGATGATGATTGGTTGTATGTATGTACATTGATGGAAGCAAGAGCTAGCGATATATGAGCAAAAGCCTTGGCATGGGAGCCAAGTCATGAGCTTGCATGAAACCACCTTCTCAACAGTCGACGCCAACAATTGGATATATCATCACCCTCCACGTACGGCTACTACGTACTTACTATAAATACCACCTCGAGCAATCGTGATCTCCTCATCGCAAGTCCCTTCCCAAACCATCAATGGCCTTCCGATCTCCTCCTCCGCCCCCCGCAAGGCAACCACCCACGTCACCTCCTCCCACACCACGTCAAAGTCCCCCGCCTCCCACTCCCATCGTGAACCCACCGCCGCCTCCGGCTCCCACTCCCAAACTGCCACCGCCGCCTCCGAATGTAAAGCCACCGCCACCTCCCGCTCCCACTCCCATGCTGCTACCGCCGCCTCCGATTGTACAGCCCTCGCCATCGCCACCTCCACCACGAAGCCCCCCGCCGCCTCCTAGTGTAAAGCCACCACCGCCGCCACAACCAAGCCCCCCGCCGCCTCCTAGTGTTAAGCCACCGCCACCTCCCACTCCCAAACTGCCACCGCCGCCACAACGAATCCCCCCGCCACCTCCTAGTGTAAAGCCACCACCGCCGCCACAACGAATCCCCCCGCCGCCTCCTAGTGTTAAGCCACCGCCACCTCCCACTCCCAAACTGCCACCGCCGCCGGCTCCAGTTGCACCGCTAGTTCCGCCGCCGCCACCGCCGGGCCCAAACCACACCGTGGTCATCGTGGTGGTAGCCACCCTCGGCGGCCTTGTCCTCCTCGGTTTCCTTGCGGCGGCCGTGTTCTGTTTCCTacagaagagaaagaagaagcagaaggcgGCAGCGAGAGAAGGGCTGGCGGCGGACGTGGAGGGTCATGTGCACGGGCAGCAGTTACACGAAAGGTTCAAGAAGGGGGCGGCGTCCTCCTTCGGTAAAGCTGCACGCAGTTCCAGCCGGGCGACCGGTTAGTCAGCGGATGCTGAAGCTACCagacagatatatatatatatatatatatctgcgaATGGTTGAACTTGAGATCCTCTAATTAATAACTTGAGTACTGAGTTTGTACACGTGCATGTGTTTGAGCTACGATCTATCatatattataatatataatatattgggATGAATAATGAGAATAAAGTGTGCGCTGTTTGTTAAAAGAATTGAGCGCCTTTAATTGTTCTACTGCTCGTGATTTTGCAGAGTAGATCGATCGAGCTCCTTGGTGTGATGTTGATTAATGgagtaataaaaaataataacaataataataattggGTTTGCTGTTTGTTAAGATAATTGAGCTCCTTTAATTGATCCACTGTGCGTTGGTCATATCATTAATTTGCATAGTAGAGCTCCTTGCTGATGTTAATGGAGTAGGTAAAAACGACCACAGTGGGAGTCGAACCCACGACCTTCTGATCCGAAGTCAGACGCGCTAATCCACTGCGCTATGCGGTCAGATGTTACAATTTCgttatatattatatatgatgTATATTTATTCTTATGCAATATCCCACCCACGCGATCGCGTTAGACCTGCTTCCTTCTTCTCTGCCTTTCATGGCATGGTCGTAttgccttctctctctctctctctctctctctctctctctctctctctctctctcggtgCAGCATGCACGTAAGACTCATCACTGCCCACTTCGCCGGCCTGGTCCCCCCACGCtttctttttttctctctcttcgtATATAGCACATGATCGGCGCCGACTTGATCCCTGAACGTCGTGGAGAGAAGAAAGTCGCCGACGGGATGCCTCCATTCCGCGCCAGATTTACACGGGTGAGAATCGAGGAGTTCCCCTTGCCTGCCTTATTCGATCCTCCGGCTCTTACTGTGTTGTTCTCCCTGCACCTCATCCAGAGTCATACCTGTGTTAGACGGGGCCTGAAGCGCATACTAAAAAATGACTCTTTTGCTACGGTAAATAAtaagttcaatttacaaataacatatatactaaatatataaataaactaaaaataaatatattacatcaataaaatgttaataaatatttaaaataagtaTATAAACACTACTTGTCGAACTCTTTCTTTCTCAATCGATAACATTGATGACTCATTTAGTGTATCCTGTAACATTGAGACCAATGCGGTGGTCGTAGGCAGTAGCAAGACGACAAGTAGTAACCACCATGCAATTAGGTCACAGTTTGCACAAGTGACTGAGGTAGCGTTCGACAATCTTGTGCTACGCAATTAGGTCACGCGAGCAAAGGCCAACCACCAGCCCGTGTCAAGTGAGATAGTCACTGCGAGAATCGACATAATTAGGTCACACAAATGATCCTTGTTGCACGATTTGATTACAATTAGTGTCACATGTTGCAAGACGAAGAAGATGGTCGAAGAAGAAGATTATGATTACCTCTTGTTCCGTGGATCCGTTCCTTGGTAGAAAGAACGCTGGAGAAGAAATCACATGCAAAGAAAAGCAACACCGGAGAAGAAATTGCGTACAAAGAAGAGTCATGCGTCGATGTGTGCCTCGGAGCTGTGAGAATAGGTTTAAAGGTCATTTAGGGTCCATGGTTAATTTTTTTAGTAGAATTAAAAAAATGGGCCCTTCATAGGACTGGGCCCTGAGGCGGTTGTCTCTCTGGTCTTATGAAAGTTATGGCTCTGACCTCATCGCATCGCAGCTGCTACTAATCTGTCTTATTGACTTACTAACTGATGGACACatcatctccttcttccttcggGACTGTAGATGAGATAGGTCCTCTGATGTGCTTGTTGCCTGCGTCTTGCGAATCAAATGGTGTGACTCCTCCGACTATTAAGTCAGTGGCCCGCTGAAAGGTAAAGAGCTTTCTATGAAAAGAGAGGAAGGAGTAAAAGAGTGCAGGAAAGTTGTTTTAGATTTCTCTAGTTTAAATAATGATTAAAGTAACCATTAATTATTAGACATTCCTATCATCCCCGTCTAACTCAAGGTCtataaaaaatattgaatttggaacTTAAAGAGAGAAATATGAAAATTGGCAGGCTTTTAATCAATGTATCCATaagtaggggtgagcattcggttaattcagttaatttgatattagttttgtataaattatttttattgttattttaaataaatttagttaattcggtgttaactAAAATAACttattcggttaattcagttttagtaaaactttgatttgaaTAGGTTAACCAACATTAAATCGATTTtcgattaattcggttaatttatggaccgaattaaccTTCACCCCTATCCATAAGTTGATTAGATGAGCGAATGTACTAAATAAGTAGAGTTTGAAGCTTCAATACCTTCTCtaacataatgataattaatttcaaCGTGCTTGATTCTAACATGCAAGATCAGATTGACAGAAAGATACATAATGCTCATATTAtcacaaaaaaaatacacaatacaTAATCCAAAGGAACTTGAAGTTCATCGAGCAAATAATCCAATCAGGCAATTTCTACGGCTCCATTTGCAACAACACAATACTCTGATTCGGTACTAGAACGTGATACAACCTTTTACTTTGGAGAGACCCATGAATCAAGATTACCtcccacaaaattataaaataaccACTTGTACTACGATGATCATCTGGACAAGAAACCCAATCGACATCTGTATAACACATTAAAGATGGAGAGGAAATATGAGAAATAGATAAACCATGGTACAAGGTTCCATGCAAATACCTCAAGATTCGTTTAACAACTTGCCAATGAGAGACAATAGGTAAATGCATGAACTAACATAATTTATTTACATCAAAATATAGTTCAGGATGTGTCATGGTAAAATATTGAAGAGTGCCGACAATGCTGTCATAGGCTGAGTTATCTTCTAAGGGAAGACCATTATATAAAGATAATGAGGCAGTAGAAGACGTACGAGTATATGATGATTTAGAGTCAAACATGTCAATTTTCTTCAAAAGATCAATAACATATTTTGTTTGACTGAGATGCAAACCATTACTTTAATGTCTAAAAAATAGTGCAATGGTTCAAGATCTTTCACAGTAAAATGTTTATTAAGAAAATCAAGCAAAGAATTAATGAGACTCTACACACTACTAGTGATAATGATTTCATCGACATAGACAAGCACAATAAGAATACTATGACTTGAGGAGAAAAACAACAAGGTATCAACCTTTAAACCAAAAAACCCCCCCAATGCATAAGTGTTTGACTAAGTTTTGTAAACCATGCACAAGGTGTTGGTCCGCGTTAGGCTGGTAGgagggggtgaatttccctaaaatcaaagttagaaaaatatctcTTGCTTTACTTTAGCAAGGATGTACAATTAATTAAGCACAAATGATTACAATAAACAATAACATAGAAAAAAAGAGGctaaagaatttacttggttataacttaggtggttgttaattcagggCAAgtgaaaaactctaaaaatctccttcattgaaggcggagaagcctcttacactctttaatAGCtcagaaattaactaaaaattgaATATAGTAGTTGTTGTTTAACTCCTAGCTCCATGGAGCCTTTTATAGCCTCCTGGGTTCAATTATCgttgcttggaggtgcctcaaaagTACTCTAGGGTTCCTccaagtggataaaactttatctactGTTCAATGGTCAGCTAACAACTAACCAACGACTTTTTTCATTTGAGGGCGCCTTTAACtttcttgagggcgcctctagcttTGTTTAGGGCACCTCCAGCTTCGTCTAGCGTACCTTCAACTttgtccaaggcgcctttagTAGGAGGTGTGAGGGCGCCTCCGACCTCCTCTAAGGCGCTACAAAAACCCTTGGAGGTGTCTTCACAGCACTCCAAGGGTTGATCTTCGCGTGGGTGATGCTTCgatcatccagagttgagctcacccaaatctAATctcgatcttctcctcgagcaggtttcctcctcgacttcttatccctcgaacatcaggcacgtccttctcatccaccagtatACTCTTTTGTaccttcttgtccctcggatgtaccAAGCCCATCAGCTTccttcccgtgtcatctttctcgcttaccacatcttccgctcgacttattATATTtctattgtcacgccccgggggagtctctgtttgaagaaatttcgacagcacctcccctgtacgggtgacaatctgaagtatttatacaaagccctcagggccacatatacctcggccaacacggccggaacaataacagtaataaaaatataacacaaagtcatccacgcagtttatatcatcagcctactcggctggaacaaaaatccaaaacacagcagaaaaatgatagaaaaccaaattacacgacatgctagccggctaggcttacaccacaccacaaaacaccactctggacacaaaaccggaacacaaagctaagtacacaaatacatataccaaaaataacaataaacaaaggTAGAGACAGGttttctgatgtgacgtggggaccggcaagcaggatactccaagcgactccacaaacaacctggtacctgaaaaagatagtgtccacgggggtgagttcaacaactcagcagatacctagttgacatgtatagtaaactataacaaatagtaataactatggagtacagtctcctgaacaaaagaaggtaatgcataacaGAAAAGGTGAAGAGTACTATACTCACAGGCCACCTATCGGAATAATCGGTcgtcggaagtgtcataaatcagATGTCGTATGACATATGCGATCCATCAAATGCGAGATATAAGTGCGTGAACACAAGCGATAGAATGCATAAATGcgatgatgccaatgatgcgtcccggTCACCCCCGACGTctaccatctcacacacaatggtgagaccgagtgggtgaCAATGTgacactctaccatcactacacacGATGGTggtgagtggacgggatcttgtcggagTACTCGTCCTcccgaccccaaatcataaatggggagctcgatGCTCTCATCTCCTAAGACACCACGACGGGAGGTATCTCACGGCCACCACGCCTGAGTCACCGACCAAGCGAATAAGTAACCGCCACACACCGCctaatataccactaatccatgagtggtggtgtgtgcagtacatgtaactggcgatgtgctcaaccatagtggagccgacaatcgcgcagcatgcaatcatgatgcatgacactaagcatagaaataaactaatcagcataaccatatccatatttttaaaatgagtaccgtaatatcgatggtcaaatacgaagatctaaagtacacaggtcagataggatatcaaaaacctaggtcctgaacataacaagcatgttaTGTCACTACatctctgagcatatatatatatatatatatatatatatatatatatataaaatcatgtgggtactagcataaaatgcatatcaggtgagcaaacaagcatgtaacaggtatccggtagtgacgtaccgaaacaaggacgaacataattattactaaaggctataacctactagacatatcaacatgacatatcaaaaagataagtcaaggtacccgcctccgataagaggatcgtatccggtccaatccgatgtcaagatgctcgtctcgtgtcaaagtcctctgtcaccaatatatatacatttttatttagctacaactcaaacgaatagctaaataaaaatccttaagaacaatttagggaaaaaACCCTAATCGATATAAACATTAACCCTAGCTAAATTTAATCCTTTGATCAAATAAGATTAGTTTCCTCAACCCGGATCATTCAATTatacaatttaatttaaatctaaacctaACTTCACTTGAAccaccaactatataatgaatcaaactTATCCAAACAAACTCACCCAAATGTATCATGAGCATACACTTTACCTTATCCTCAGTCGTTCTTGAGCAAAAAAAAACTGCTGGATGGGGGGTTTTGCCGCACAGTTAGGGTTGTTGGCTGCTAGAAACAAAACAAGCAACCCAAATCAGTAAATTGCCTTCCAAATCAGGTTCCCAAACTAAACTAAGATAGGTCATCAAAGCTTGTATCAAGAATTCATTACCCAATTGACCTCCTCCTCCGGTTGTAACCCACTGTTGCTGGCAACAGCGTCACCTGCAGTGGTCGGCCAGTGACCACAATCCACGGCGTTGATCAGAGCAGAAATGGGGAAAAACTAGGGCACGGCTTGGTCCTCTCTGATGACACACAACCGGCGCTGAGGCAGAGGAGTGGCACTcgacggtgctagggcacaggcaaGAGTGGTCGGTGCCGAGTTGGCTAGGGCATGCGTGATCTTTGCGCGTCGACGTTCCTGATCTCAGCAGTGGAGAGGGCTCGGCTGCCGCcgctagggcagaggggaaaGAGAAGAGGTGGAAATCCGtcggctcccccttcactgccgCGGCTAGGGCTCGGGGTGGTCGGCACTAGGTCAGTCCTGGTGGCCGGTGGAGGTGGACCGGCCGGCGGCACAGCGGGTGGCAAcgccgtcgggtggagaaggcgcgGCGAGATCGGGAAAGGGAAGGGCAGTGGCGTCgagtgtgcggctcgggagagagaagaaggagaggtcGGCACTAGGGATGAGGAGGAAAATCGGCTTGGGGAGGAAGGAACCGTCAGAGAGGAGAAGTAAGGGAAGTTAGGGCATGGCTTCGAGCGAGTGGGTTCGACGGGGAAGAAGAGAGGGACGCGCGGGGGAAAAGGTTTCGgtgaaaacaaagaaagaaaaagaaatgaataaataaattcaacttttcctcgcttaaattgggtagcctaaacaggctttcctgggccgcatttttatccccgttaactcgtccatatgagctccgaaaaattcctgaaaaatttctaaaaattccgaaaaattcccttatcattattcgccattttttggtattttacattctcccccactaataaaaatttggtccccaaattttgatATCTACCATTAGCAAGTACTAGCAAAtgctaaacagtataaatgctgaacggaaccataaaatcacatacctcaagtgaaaagatggcggtaacgagctcggatcgtatcctcgagctcccaagtaactcgtccatatgagctccgaaaaattcctgaaaaatttctaaaaattccgaaaaattcccttatcattattcgccattttttggtattttacattctcccccactaataaaaatttggtccccaaattttgatATCTACCATTAGCAAGTACTAGCAAAtgctaaacagtataaatgctgaacggaaccataaaatcacatacctcaagtgaaaagatgggggtaacgagctcggatcgtat
Coding sequences:
- the LOC122049036 gene encoding leucine-rich repeat extensin-like protein 3, with the translated sequence MAFRSPPPPPARQPPTSPPPTPRQSPPPPTPIVNPPPPPAPTPKLPPPPPNVKPPPPPAPTPMLLPPPPIVQPSPSPPPPRSPPPPPSVKPPPPPQPSPPPPPSVKPPPPPTPKLPPPPQRIPPPPPSVKPPPPPQRIPPPPPSVKPPPPPTPKLPPPPAPVAPLVPPPPPPGPNHTVVIVVVATLGGLVLLGFLAAAVFCFLQKRKKKQKAAAREGLAADVEGHVHGQQLHERFKKGAASSFGKAARSSSRATG